One window of Nostoc sp. C052 genomic DNA carries:
- a CDS encoding photosystem I reaction center subunit II PsaD, giving the protein MTEKLSGQIPLFAGSTGGLLRKAEVEEKYAITWTSPKEQVFELPTGGAATARKGENLLYLARKEQGIALGGQLRKLKITDYKIYRILPSGETTLIHPADGVFPEKVNAGREKVRYVPRSIGQNPNPAQLKFSGKATHDA; this is encoded by the coding sequence ATGACAGAAAAACTCTCTGGACAAATCCCGCTATTTGCTGGCAGCACTGGTGGCTTGCTCAGAAAAGCGGAAGTGGAAGAAAAGTACGCTATCACTTGGACTAGCCCGAAAGAGCAAGTATTTGAATTACCTACAGGTGGTGCTGCTACTGCTCGGAAAGGCGAAAACCTGTTGTATTTAGCCCGCAAAGAACAAGGCATCGCTTTAGGTGGTCAACTCCGCAAACTCAAAATCACAGACTACAAAATTTACCGGATTTTGCCCAGCGGAGAAACTACTTTAATTCACCCAGCCGATGGTGTCTTCCCTGAAAAGGTGAATGCAGGTCGTGAAAAAGTGCGTTATGTACCACGCAGCATTGGGCAAAACCCCAATCCAGCACAACTCAAGTTCAGTGGTAAAGCT
- a CDS encoding DICT sensory domain-containing protein has translation MSISTSVLSDLLKSLPYLRPQLYFKASLTALSHAMEDQVLAGTLAQPLVIASFQRERFYRQEAHRYQRLALRSNQIYVLSAPETDFTNSSEHYEKVAFEPTDGLSHEWHLVVIADNYATCLVCRENLGSTAKKKQLPELSPNLDIDTARRFEGIWTSERGASLKAAELLLDRILVYRPELVSKIEEARQRFGIGQPRNYSGAEQVNEYACDIDTDPFVQRLVTYLQASQYKLHKAYRSIAAQARKERLVNSISTAIRRSLDPHEVLQVAAQELGQHLEACRCLIYRAQAADSQAIIEHEFLTPGTLSVCGQTWELEKNSLFRDIVELGEGVCVSDTLSDPRVINSPGLSMIAKKFAIRSWLMEPVFYQGRLLGIVELHYCRMPPHECQPGELDLVEAIATQVGAALIQAEAYANLEELNQQLEALDRTRSNLIAITGHELRTPLSTIQVCLESLASEPDMPLELQQIMLNTALSDSERMRKLVQDFLTLSNLESGRVQWHPESLSLQECIDLSLSRNRTRSSTEKPPQIKTQIAENLPLVRADGDWLVEVLAKLMDNACKFTPPQGEITIKAIYNNRQMVEVTVADTGRGIEPNRLEIVFDRFYQEEGALRRTTGGTGLGLAICRQIVNGWGGEIWAESTGKDQGSQFHFTIPIVQNSQEEKRTKVKSR, from the coding sequence ATGAGCATTTCGACTTCTGTGCTGAGTGATCTGCTAAAGTCCCTACCCTACTTGCGGCCCCAGCTATATTTTAAGGCTTCATTAACGGCGCTCTCCCACGCGATGGAAGATCAAGTTTTGGCTGGGACTTTAGCCCAACCCCTTGTAATTGCTAGTTTTCAGCGAGAGCGATTCTACCGCCAAGAAGCTCATCGCTACCAGCGACTTGCCTTGCGGAGTAATCAAATATACGTATTATCTGCTCCAGAAACGGATTTCACCAACAGTTCGGAACACTACGAAAAAGTGGCTTTTGAGCCAACGGATGGCTTAAGTCACGAGTGGCATTTGGTAGTGATTGCTGACAATTACGCTACTTGTCTGGTTTGTCGGGAAAACCTTGGTTCTACTGCTAAAAAGAAGCAACTCCCAGAACTAAGCCCTAATCTGGATATCGACACAGCGCGAAGATTTGAGGGAATTTGGACATCGGAAAGGGGAGCTAGCCTGAAAGCCGCCGAATTGCTTTTAGACAGGATTTTGGTTTACAGACCAGAACTAGTAAGTAAAATTGAGGAGGCACGTCAGAGGTTTGGCATCGGGCAGCCACGAAACTACTCTGGAGCAGAACAGGTCAATGAATATGCCTGTGACATTGATACAGACCCGTTTGTGCAGCGCTTAGTAACTTATTTGCAAGCGAGTCAGTACAAACTGCACAAAGCCTATCGTTCCATTGCTGCCCAAGCACGAAAAGAGCGATTAGTCAACTCAATTAGTACTGCCATTCGGCGATCGCTCGATCCTCACGAAGTTCTCCAGGTGGCGGCACAAGAATTAGGGCAACACCTAGAAGCTTGTCGCTGTTTAATTTATCGCGCTCAAGCCGCAGATAGTCAAGCCATAATTGAACACGAGTTTTTGACGCCTGGTACTTTATCTGTTTGTGGGCAAACCTGGGAGTTAGAGAAAAATTCCCTATTTCGAGACATAGTAGAACTTGGTGAAGGCGTTTGTGTGAGCGATACGTTGAGCGATCCTCGCGTTATCAATTCGCCAGGACTTTCCATGATTGCCAAAAAGTTTGCCATTCGTTCTTGGTTGATGGAACCAGTATTTTATCAAGGGCGATTATTGGGCATTGTGGAGTTACACTATTGCCGAATGCCACCGCACGAGTGCCAACCAGGGGAATTGGATTTGGTAGAAGCGATCGCCACCCAAGTAGGAGCCGCTCTCATTCAAGCGGAAGCTTACGCTAACCTAGAAGAACTTAACCAGCAGCTAGAAGCCCTAGACCGCACCCGCAGCAACCTTATAGCTATCACTGGGCATGAACTGCGTACCCCCCTATCTACAATTCAAGTTTGCCTAGAAAGTCTCGCCAGTGAGCCGGATATGCCCTTGGAGTTGCAGCAGATCATGCTCAACACTGCTCTTTCCGACTCCGAGCGGATGCGAAAACTGGTACAAGATTTCCTCACACTTTCTAACCTGGAAAGCGGTCGAGTGCAATGGCATCCAGAATCACTCAGCTTACAAGAGTGTATAGATTTATCACTCAGCCGAAATCGCACGCGTTCCTCAACGGAAAAGCCGCCCCAAATCAAAACTCAAATTGCCGAAAACCTACCTCTGGTTAGAGCTGATGGTGATTGGCTAGTAGAAGTACTGGCAAAACTGATGGACAATGCTTGTAAATTTACACCACCCCAAGGAGAAATCACCATTAAAGCGATTTACAACAACCGTCAAATGGTCGAGGTAACTGTAGCTGACACTGGGCGCGGCATTGAACCGAATCGTTTAGAAATAGTTTTTGACCGCTTTTATCAAGAAGAGGGAGCACTGCGTCGCACCACTGGCGGCACTGGACTTGGTTTAGCAATTTGCCGTCAAATTGTTAATGGCTGGGGTGGGGAAATTTGGGCAGAGTCAACTGGCAAAGACCAGGGTAGTCAGTTTCACTTCACCATCCCGATTGTTCAGAATAGCCAAGAGGAAAAGCGGACAAAAGTTAAGAGTAGATAG